The Corynebacterium comes genome window below encodes:
- a CDS encoding DUF3046 domain-containing protein, with protein MRLTEFHQLLEDEFGRPQARFLVHSHVLVSSGRTPEQLIDDGADMRKVWLELCDDFDVPEDRRLGRDMPGQ; from the coding sequence ATGCGACTGACGGAATTCCATCAGCTCCTCGAGGACGAGTTCGGACGGCCCCAGGCACGTTTCCTCGTACATTCCCATGTCCTGGTCTCGAGCGGGCGCACGCCTGAGCAGCTCATCGACGACGGCGCTGACATGCGTAAAGTCTGGCTCGAGCTGTGTGACGACTTCGACGTTCCGGAGGATCGCCGACTGGGCAGGGACATGCCCGGCCAGTGA
- a CDS encoding biotin transporter BioY, producing the protein MTTTSRTSRTSVQDLAYIAVFAALIIVLAFVSIPIGAAGVPIVLQNAAIVLAGLVLGGRRGFLAAALFLFLGLIGLPVLAGGRTTLAALAGPTVGYLVGYLVSAGVAGAIAYRAPARNRAVQAVWFSVAAAVGLLLQYLSGSLGLVWRAGMSFTEAVVAQGAFLIPDVAKFAVMVVIALGIHAAFPDLLSRRK; encoded by the coding sequence ATGACCACCACATCCCGCACCTCGCGAACCAGCGTCCAGGACCTGGCCTACATCGCGGTGTTCGCCGCACTGATCATCGTGCTGGCCTTCGTCTCCATCCCTATTGGTGCGGCCGGTGTGCCGATCGTGCTCCAGAACGCGGCCATCGTCCTCGCCGGTCTGGTGCTCGGTGGCCGACGCGGTTTCCTGGCCGCTGCACTCTTCCTCTTCCTCGGCCTCATCGGCCTGCCGGTGCTCGCCGGGGGCCGCACCACCCTCGCCGCACTCGCCGGCCCGACCGTCGGCTACCTCGTCGGCTACCTCGTGTCCGCGGGCGTCGCGGGTGCGATCGCCTACCGCGCACCCGCCCGGAACAGGGCGGTTCAAGCCGTATGGTTCTCCGTCGCCGCCGCCGTCGGACTGCTCCTGCAGTACCTCTCCGGCTCCCTCGGCCTGGTCTGGCGTGCCGGCATGAGCTTCACCGAGGCCGTCGTCGCCCAGGGCGCCTTCCTCATCCCGGACGTGGCGAAGTTCGCGGTCATGGTCGTCATCGCCCTCGGCATCCACGCCGCCTTCCCGGACCTGCTCTCCCGCCGGAAATAA
- a CDS encoding energy-coupling factor ABC transporter ATP-binding protein — protein MPDIIFEDVSVTFDGDAWPTLDQINLKLTEHRIGIIGSNGSGKSTLARLINGLGSPTAGRVSVDGRDVDRHGREIRRRVGFVFSDAENQIVMPQVRDDVAFSLRRLKLSRTERDARIDAALDRFGLTSFADASPHTLSGGQKQLLALAAVLVMEPELIIADEPTTLLDLRNRARIAREFALLDQQLIVVTHDLEILEGFDRVICLDNGHVIADGAPREVCDHYRALMLS, from the coding sequence ATGCCGGACATCATTTTCGAGGACGTCTCCGTCACCTTCGACGGGGATGCGTGGCCCACACTGGACCAGATCAACCTGAAGCTCACCGAGCACCGCATCGGCATCATCGGCTCCAACGGCTCAGGCAAGTCCACCCTCGCCCGCCTCATCAACGGCCTCGGCTCCCCCACAGCCGGACGGGTGAGCGTGGACGGAAGGGACGTCGACAGGCACGGCCGGGAGATCCGCCGCCGGGTCGGCTTCGTCTTCTCCGACGCCGAGAACCAGATCGTCATGCCCCAGGTGCGTGATGACGTCGCCTTCTCCCTCCGTCGCCTGAAGCTCTCCCGCACCGAACGGGACGCGCGTATCGACGCCGCCCTCGACCGTTTCGGTCTCACATCCTTCGCCGACGCCTCCCCCCATACCCTCTCCGGTGGCCAGAAGCAGCTTCTCGCGCTCGCCGCGGTGCTTGTCATGGAGCCGGAGCTGATCATCGCCGACGAACCGACCACGCTGCTTGACCTGCGCAACCGGGCCCGGATCGCCCGCGAATTCGCCCTCCTGGACCAGCAGCTCATCGTGGTCACACACGACCTGGAGATCCTCGAGGGCTTCGACCGCGTCATCTGCCTGGACAATGGTCACGTCATCGCCGACGGTGCGCCCCGCGAGGTGTGCGATCACTACCGGGCCCTGATGCTGTCATGA
- a CDS encoding energy-coupling factor transporter transmembrane component T family protein, whose translation MRSIPLGVHLPGRTLIHRAPAGGKFLALLGFILASTLVVETPLVATGWLGLVAVGYVIARVPLRIAVGQTSPVLPVLLVLGAFQWWQRGLPFALTTVIVLFASVAAATLLTLTTTIIELMTAIEKGLSPFGRFGLPVETISLAVSLTIRLIPLQLATVNEVLAARKARGAGFSITAFGTPVLIRSIRRGRLLAEALIARGVAD comes from the coding sequence ATGAGGAGCATCCCCCTCGGCGTTCATCTGCCCGGCCGAACCCTGATCCACCGGGCCCCCGCCGGCGGGAAGTTCCTGGCGTTGCTCGGGTTCATCCTGGCGTCCACCCTGGTGGTGGAGACTCCCCTGGTCGCCACCGGGTGGCTGGGACTGGTCGCGGTGGGCTACGTCATCGCGCGCGTGCCGCTGCGGATCGCCGTCGGGCAGACCTCTCCGGTGCTGCCCGTGCTGCTGGTGCTCGGCGCCTTCCAGTGGTGGCAGCGCGGACTCCCCTTCGCACTGACCACCGTCATCGTGCTGTTCGCCTCGGTGGCGGCTGCGACGCTGCTCACCCTGACCACCACGATCATTGAGCTCATGACGGCCATCGAGAAGGGCCTGTCCCCCTTCGGGCGCTTCGGGCTACCGGTGGAGACCATCTCCCTGGCGGTCTCGCTGACCATCCGTCTCATTCCCCTCCAGCTGGCCACGGTCAATGAGGTGTTGGCGGCGCGGAAGGCCAGGGGCGCGGGCTTCTCCATCACCGCGTTCGGCACGCCCGTTCTCATCCGCTCCATCCGACGCGGTCGGCTCCTGGCGGAGGCGCTCATCGCCCGGGGTGTCGCGGACTGA
- a CDS encoding ABC transporter ATP-binding protein, with protein MTPALSITGLSVAYGHRATPVLRDISLDLPTGELMAVLGPSGCGKTTLLRVIAGLLPATSGTVELAGREVTTLAPEKRRVGLVPQEAALFPHLSIAENIAFGIKRTPAARRRARVAELMELVDVTALADRRPSQVSGGQAQRVALARALAPSPDLVLLDEPFSALDAALRTRLRQDVAAILRAAGTAAVIVTHDQDEALSMADFVAVLRAGEVAQSGSPGALYAEPADAWVANFLGSCAILDDGRVLRPEQIRLTDAAATDVHNATLSFDAQVVHVEFFGHSTLYQLRPGRGLRLAPQDTRAGLMFARELGSPRFVSGQEVVASVAAELPFVPLG; from the coding sequence ATGACCCCCGCCCTCTCCATCACCGGACTCAGCGTGGCTTATGGCCATCGGGCGACGCCGGTGCTCCGGGACATCTCCCTGGACCTGCCCACCGGAGAACTCATGGCGGTACTCGGCCCCAGCGGCTGCGGGAAGACGACCCTGCTGCGCGTGATCGCCGGACTGCTGCCGGCCACGTCCGGCACCGTCGAACTGGCCGGCCGCGAGGTCACCACCCTCGCGCCCGAGAAGCGGCGTGTGGGTCTGGTTCCGCAGGAGGCCGCGTTGTTCCCCCACCTGAGCATCGCGGAGAACATCGCCTTCGGGATCAAGAGGACGCCTGCTGCCCGGCGCCGTGCCCGGGTGGCGGAGTTGATGGAGCTGGTGGACGTCACCGCTCTGGCGGACCGCAGGCCCTCCCAGGTCTCCGGTGGTCAGGCGCAACGTGTGGCGCTGGCGCGTGCGTTGGCGCCCTCCCCGGACCTGGTGCTTCTCGATGAACCTTTCTCCGCGCTCGACGCCGCCCTGCGCACCCGTCTGCGTCAGGATGTGGCGGCGATCCTCCGCGCGGCCGGAACCGCGGCGGTCATCGTCACCCACGACCAGGACGAGGCGTTGTCGATGGCGGACTTCGTCGCCGTCCTCCGCGCGGGGGAGGTCGCGCAGTCGGGCAGCCCGGGCGCGCTCTATGCCGAACCCGCTGATGCGTGGGTCGCAAACTTCCTGGGCAGCTGCGCGATCCTGGACGACGGCCGTGTGCTGCGCCCCGAGCAGATCCGTCTCACCGACGCAGCTGCCACGGACGTGCACAATGCGACGCTCTCCTTCGACGCGCAGGTCGTCCACGTTGAGTTCTTCGGCCATTCCACGCTCTATCAGCTGCGGCCCGGACGGGGTCTGAGACTGGCTCCGCAGGACACGCGGGCCGGGCTGATGTTCGCCCGGGAGCTGGGATCCCCGCGTTTCGTGTCGGGCCAGGAGGTGGTTGCCTCGGTGGCGGCCGAGCTTCCCTTCGTTCCCCTCGGGTAG
- a CDS encoding ABC transporter permease, with protein MRKPSPALVLTALLAAAAVATPLAFLFRELLDAPPEAVTRALARPGTWVQVANTLKLTLAVTATTLVLGVSTAFAITRLRLGAERLWWLVATLPLAVPSYVAGIAWVDLTPLRGFTGAWLVLVLATTPYVTLPAAAAFRRADRSYEHVARTLGYGPARSFAAMTLPQIAPAAGAGALLVALYCIAEFGVVAIMRYSTLTTAVQQAFSGSFNRSLAVVLSIILVAMALVAVVGERIVRRPVLTTRSGDDANSLIRLPGWLRAVVSAILLVVFAAAVLLPLTAFLLRLGLSVAENEVEWARMIQAAGTTVALGFGGALIATAMALPISVLAARHHGRLVGGLETITFLGHGLPGIAIGLSMVYLALAVAPGLYQTTTLMVIAYGIMFVPKAMGSARSAIAQVPTSYEDVARTLGRGPRQVWAEVTSKIAWPGITAGALIVALTIMKELPATLMMRPIGTDTLATRLWQLTDINAFGAAAPYALLLIAVATIPALALARSPEGHRR; from the coding sequence GTGCGAAAGCCCTCACCTGCACTGGTGCTCACGGCGTTGCTGGCCGCTGCCGCGGTGGCAACCCCGCTCGCCTTCCTGTTCAGGGAGCTTCTCGACGCCCCGCCGGAGGCCGTCACGCGCGCCCTCGCCCGGCCCGGCACCTGGGTCCAGGTGGCCAACACCCTCAAGCTCACCCTGGCGGTCACCGCCACCACGCTGGTCCTCGGAGTGTCCACCGCGTTCGCCATCACGCGTCTGCGCCTGGGGGCAGAGCGGTTGTGGTGGCTGGTGGCGACCCTGCCACTGGCGGTGCCCTCCTACGTCGCGGGCATCGCCTGGGTTGACCTCACGCCCCTGCGCGGTTTCACCGGGGCGTGGCTGGTACTGGTCCTGGCCACGACGCCCTATGTCACTCTGCCCGCGGCGGCGGCGTTCCGTCGGGCAGACCGCTCCTACGAGCACGTGGCACGCACGCTCGGCTACGGCCCCGCCCGCAGTTTCGCGGCGATGACCCTGCCCCAGATCGCCCCGGCCGCCGGGGCGGGGGCACTGCTGGTGGCGCTCTACTGCATCGCCGAATTCGGCGTGGTCGCCATCATGCGCTACTCCACGCTCACCACCGCCGTGCAGCAGGCGTTCTCGGGAAGCTTCAACCGGTCGTTGGCCGTGGTGCTCTCGATCATTCTGGTGGCCATGGCCCTGGTCGCCGTGGTCGGCGAGAGGATCGTACGTCGACCCGTCCTCACCACACGCTCGGGGGATGACGCCAACTCACTCATCAGACTGCCCGGCTGGCTCCGTGCTGTCGTCAGCGCCATCCTGCTCGTGGTCTTCGCTGCAGCGGTCCTCCTCCCGCTGACGGCTTTCCTCCTGCGCCTGGGCCTCAGCGTGGCTGAGAACGAGGTTGAGTGGGCACGCATGATCCAGGCCGCCGGCACCACCGTCGCCCTCGGTTTCGGCGGGGCGCTGATCGCCACCGCGATGGCGTTGCCCATCAGCGTGCTCGCCGCCCGTCACCACGGCCGACTCGTGGGCGGCCTGGAGACCATCACGTTCCTGGGACACGGGCTCCCCGGCATCGCCATCGGCCTGTCCATGGTCTACCTTGCCCTGGCGGTTGCCCCGGGCCTCTACCAGACCACCACGTTGATGGTCATCGCCTACGGCATCATGTTCGTGCCCAAGGCCATGGGATCGGCCCGCTCAGCCATCGCCCAGGTACCCACGTCCTACGAGGACGTCGCCCGCACCCTCGGGCGCGGCCCCCGTCAGGTATGGGCCGAGGTGACCTCGAAAATCGCCTGGCCCGGCATCACCGCCGGTGCCCTCATCGTGGCGCTGACCATCATGAAGGAGCTTCCCGCCACACTCATGATGCGACCCATCGGCACCGATACCCTGGCGACCCGTCTGTGGCAGCTCACCGACATCAACGCCTTCGGGGCGGCCGCCCCCTACGCCCTGTTGCTCATCGCCGTGGCGACCATCCCCGCCCTGGCCCTGGCACGTTCCCCGGAAGGACATCGCCGATGA
- a CDS encoding iron ABC transporter substrate-binding protein, with the protein MRSFTRMTLAAIASAGVITGLTACADTGSEDSADTTGTTSAASDDTLVIYSGRDENLIAPLIERFEEATGIRTEVRYGSTAEQAQLLITEGSNSPAEVFLSQEAGALGLVAQEGMLVELPEEVLEKVPAAFSSDDGQWVGLTGRARVVAYDEETVTEEEAPDTLAEMVDPKWAGEIAIAPGNASFLSFVTAIRVTEGEEAARDFLQKLKDNDVQTYEKNGDILEAVNTGEVEIGLINHYYWYQSAAEVGADNMRAQLKYGQPGDLAALINATGAGVLKQDTQDPQAIEFIEYLLSEEGQAYFAEETFEYPLLKGAEGPEGVPAFDAGANPDFDLSDMSSVDDTAALIDEVGLNIT; encoded by the coding sequence ATGCGTTCTTTCACCCGCATGACCCTGGCAGCGATCGCTTCGGCGGGCGTGATCACCGGCCTGACCGCATGCGCGGACACCGGTTCGGAGGACTCCGCAGACACCACCGGGACGACCTCCGCCGCGTCCGATGACACCCTGGTGATCTATTCCGGCCGCGATGAGAACCTCATCGCGCCGCTCATCGAGCGGTTCGAGGAGGCCACCGGGATCCGGACCGAGGTGCGCTACGGCAGCACCGCGGAACAGGCCCAGCTGCTGATCACCGAGGGGTCCAACAGCCCGGCCGAGGTCTTCCTCTCCCAGGAGGCGGGCGCTCTGGGTCTGGTCGCACAGGAGGGCATGCTCGTGGAGCTGCCGGAAGAGGTCCTCGAGAAGGTGCCCGCCGCCTTCAGCTCCGATGACGGACAGTGGGTCGGCCTCACCGGCCGGGCACGCGTCGTGGCCTACGACGAGGAGACGGTGACCGAGGAGGAGGCTCCGGACACCCTGGCGGAGATGGTCGACCCGAAGTGGGCGGGGGAGATCGCCATCGCCCCCGGCAATGCCTCCTTCCTGTCCTTTGTCACCGCGATCCGTGTGACCGAAGGCGAGGAAGCCGCCCGCGACTTCCTGCAGAAGCTCAAGGACAACGACGTCCAGACCTACGAGAAGAACGGCGACATCCTCGAAGCCGTCAACACCGGCGAGGTCGAGATCGGCCTGATCAACCACTACTACTGGTACCAGTCCGCTGCGGAGGTGGGGGCCGACAACATGCGCGCCCAGCTCAAGTACGGCCAGCCGGGCGACCTCGCCGCGCTGATCAACGCCACCGGAGCAGGGGTGCTGAAGCAGGACACCCAGGATCCGCAGGCCATCGAGTTCATCGAGTACCTGCTCTCTGAGGAGGGGCAGGCGTATTTCGCTGAGGAGACCTTCGAGTATCCTCTGCTCAAGGGCGCTGAAGGCCCGGAGGGTGTGCCTGCGTTCGATGCCGGCGCGAATCCGGACTTCGACCTGTCGGACATGTCGTCCGTGGATGACACCGCCGCACTCATCGACGAGGTTGGCCTGAACATCACCTAG
- a CDS encoding PspA/IM30 family protein, which yields MANPFVKAWKYLMALFDSKIEENADPKVQIQQAIEDAQRQHQELSQQAAAVIGNQRQLEMQLNRRLGEIEKLQANTRQALQLADKARGEGDEKKALEYENAAEAFAAQLVTAEQSVEDTKQLHDQSLQQAAQAKQAVERNSMALQQKVAERTKLLSQLEQAKMQEKVSESLQSMNSITAGSSPNLDQVREKIERRYANALGQAELAENSVEGRMAEVQQAGIQMAGHSRLEQIRLEMRGTHELSSPEEEKAIEGGATNVTDDAVARRMRELRGE from the coding sequence ATGGCTAACCCCTTCGTAAAGGCATGGAAGTACCTCATGGCGCTGTTCGACTCGAAGATCGAGGAGAATGCCGATCCGAAGGTGCAGATTCAGCAGGCCATCGAGGACGCACAGCGGCAGCACCAGGAGCTGTCGCAGCAGGCGGCCGCTGTCATCGGTAACCAGCGTCAGCTGGAGATGCAGCTGAACCGCCGTCTCGGAGAGATTGAGAAGCTCCAGGCGAACACCCGGCAGGCGCTCCAGCTGGCGGACAAGGCGCGCGGCGAGGGCGACGAGAAGAAGGCCCTCGAGTACGAGAACGCCGCCGAGGCTTTCGCTGCCCAGCTGGTCACCGCCGAGCAGTCCGTGGAGGACACCAAGCAGCTCCACGACCAGTCCCTCCAGCAGGCGGCCCAGGCCAAGCAGGCCGTCGAGCGTAACTCGATGGCACTGCAGCAGAAGGTCGCGGAGCGCACCAAGCTGCTCTCCCAGCTTGAGCAGGCCAAGATGCAGGAGAAGGTGTCCGAGTCCCTGCAGTCGATGAACTCCATCACCGCCGGCTCCAGCCCGAACCTGGATCAGGTGCGGGAGAAGATTGAGCGACGTTACGCCAACGCCCTCGGACAGGCCGAGTTGGCCGAGAACTCCGTTGAGGGTCGCATGGCGGAAGTTCAGCAGGCAGGTATCCAGATGGCGGGTCACTCCCGCCTCGAGCAGATCCGCCTCGAGATGCGGGGTACCCATGAGCTCTCCTCGCCGGAGGAAGAGAAGGCCATCGAGGGTGGCGCGACCAACGTCACCGATGACGCCGTGGCCCGCCGCATGCGCGAACTGCGCGGCGAGTAG
- a CDS encoding helix-turn-helix domain-containing protein, producing MVTTAVIDTPIVSTRRAPELLLREALGAALRSFRADQGITLRELAESARVSPGYLSELERGRKEVSSELLASVCHALGTSVADVLIEAAGSMALQSVAEDLASESLHA from the coding sequence ATGGTTACCACCGCTGTCATTGATACCCCGATCGTTTCCACCCGTCGCGCACCTGAACTTCTGCTCCGGGAGGCACTCGGTGCTGCCCTCCGCTCGTTCCGGGCGGACCAGGGCATCACTTTGCGCGAACTCGCCGAATCCGCCCGCGTCTCCCCGGGCTACCTCTCCGAGCTGGAACGCGGCCGCAAGGAAGTGTCCTCCGAACTGCTGGCCTCGGTCTGTCATGCTCTGGGCACCTCGGTCGCGGATGTCCTCATTGAGGCCGCAGGGTCGATGGCGTTGCAGTCCGTGGCGGAGGATCTCGCCAGCGAGTCCCTCCACGCCTGA
- a CDS encoding CinA family protein, which yields MNLVDALRRRSLTVAFCESLTAGLAAATLADTPGASDVLRGGLITYATDLKGLLAGVPSHTLRTYGPVSPEVAAGMAEGVREVCLADWGVSLTGVAGPDPQDGHPVGEVWIGYAGEGGVETEKLNLSGTRRDIREAAVDAALRGLLTRVEQTDPAGRCRE from the coding sequence GTGAACCTCGTCGACGCCCTGCGGCGCCGCTCCCTCACCGTCGCCTTCTGCGAGTCCCTGACCGCGGGGCTCGCCGCCGCCACCCTCGCCGACACCCCTGGAGCGTCCGACGTGCTGCGAGGCGGCCTGATCACCTATGCCACGGACCTCAAGGGGCTGCTCGCCGGGGTGCCCAGCCATACGCTGCGCACCTACGGCCCGGTGTCCCCGGAGGTGGCCGCCGGGATGGCGGAGGGTGTCCGCGAGGTGTGCCTGGCGGACTGGGGAGTGTCCCTGACCGGCGTGGCGGGACCTGATCCCCAGGACGGGCACCCGGTGGGCGAGGTGTGGATCGGCTACGCGGGGGAGGGCGGGGTCGAGACGGAGAAGCTGAACCTCAGCGGAACGCGCCGTGACATCCGCGAGGCGGCGGTCGACGCGGCGTTGCGGGGGTTGTTGACCCGTGTGGAACAAACCGACCCCGCGGGTCGTTGTAGGGAGTAA
- the pgsA gene encoding CDP-diacylglycerol--glycerol-3-phosphate 3-phosphatidyltransferase: MLTSLRILVIPLFLWLVLTDHMWWAFGVFVALMITDKLDGDIARARNLVTDFGKIADPIADKALMTAALVSLNLIGELPVWITVVILIREFGITVWRMIMLRRGLVVPASKGGKIKTTLQAIAVGLYLMPLPEWTDLPTYLVMLAAVVVTVWTGVQYLIDSRRQQ, from the coding sequence ATGTTGACGAGTCTGCGGATCCTGGTCATCCCCCTGTTCCTCTGGCTCGTCCTGACGGACCACATGTGGTGGGCGTTCGGCGTCTTCGTCGCCCTGATGATCACCGACAAACTCGACGGGGACATCGCCCGGGCGCGCAACCTGGTGACGGACTTCGGCAAGATCGCTGATCCGATCGCCGACAAGGCCCTCATGACCGCTGCACTGGTGAGCCTGAACCTCATCGGCGAGCTGCCGGTGTGGATCACCGTGGTGATCCTCATCCGGGAGTTCGGCATCACCGTCTGGCGGATGATCATGCTGCGCCGCGGCCTCGTGGTGCCGGCCTCCAAGGGCGGCAAGATCAAGACGACCCTGCAGGCGATAGCGGTGGGCCTGTACCTGATGCCCCTTCCGGAGTGGACGGATCTGCCCACGTACCTGGTCATGCTCGCCGCCGTCGTGGTCACGGTGTGGACGGGTGTGCAGTACCTCATCGATTCCCGGCGACAGCAGTGA
- a CDS encoding YciI family protein encodes MKYFAVHYQYANEAPEIVALRPAHREWLATLGAVDQLVGSGPYTDGQGGALIIIRLPETATISDAEEIMDNDPFTREKALAGRTIREWNPVLNVFRSPDED; translated from the coding sequence ATGAAATACTTCGCGGTCCATTACCAGTACGCCAACGAAGCGCCCGAGATCGTCGCCCTGCGCCCTGCGCACCGGGAGTGGCTCGCCACCCTCGGCGCCGTGGACCAGCTCGTCGGCTCGGGACCCTACACCGACGGACAGGGCGGTGCGCTGATCATCATCCGCCTCCCCGAGACCGCCACAATCAGTGACGCGGAGGAGATCATGGACAATGATCCTTTCACCCGCGAGAAGGCTCTCGCGGGTCGCACCATCCGGGAGTGGAACCCCGTTCTCAACGTGTTCCGCTCACCGGATGAGGACTAG
- a CDS encoding TerC family protein encodes MTIPLWIWIATIVVILGFFVFDFYSHVRTPHEPTIKESAVWTGFYVSLALLFGVFVYFMWDHDHGVQYFTGYVTEKALSVDNLFVFALIMGAFKIPRKYQQKVLLIGIVLALAFRLVFILMGAAIISAWSDVFYLFAIFLLWTAAKLLWDEATDAPETDPNDMKVIKWLRKVVHVTPGYDGDKLTTRFHGKFALTPLFVALVAIGLVDVMFAFDSIPAIYGITTEPYLVFTTNAFSLMGLRQMYFLLDGLLERLVYLPYGLGLILGFIGVKLLLHALHENNLAFINGGENLSVPEIATELSLVVIVGILVVTVLASIWRNYWEKSQGAIDTRVSTGEWDHELTEEEKYEADHLDLPADQAGVQHGSTRLSELDEKKD; translated from the coding sequence TTGACTATTCCATTGTGGATCTGGATCGCCACCATCGTGGTGATCCTCGGATTCTTCGTTTTCGACTTCTACAGTCACGTGCGCACCCCGCATGAGCCGACCATCAAGGAATCGGCGGTGTGGACGGGTTTCTACGTCAGCCTCGCCCTGTTGTTCGGCGTGTTCGTCTACTTCATGTGGGATCACGATCACGGCGTCCAGTACTTCACCGGCTATGTGACGGAGAAGGCGCTGAGTGTGGACAACCTCTTCGTCTTCGCGCTCATCATGGGCGCCTTCAAGATCCCCCGTAAGTACCAGCAGAAGGTACTGCTCATCGGCATCGTGCTGGCGCTGGCGTTCCGCCTGGTGTTCATCCTCATGGGTGCCGCGATCATCTCCGCCTGGTCGGACGTGTTCTACCTGTTCGCCATCTTCCTCCTGTGGACGGCCGCCAAGCTGCTGTGGGACGAGGCCACGGACGCCCCGGAGACTGATCCCAACGACATGAAGGTGATCAAGTGGCTGCGCAAGGTCGTGCATGTCACCCCGGGCTATGACGGCGACAAGCTGACCACCCGCTTCCACGGCAAGTTCGCGCTGACCCCGCTGTTCGTCGCCCTGGTGGCTATCGGCCTGGTGGACGTGATGTTCGCCTTCGACTCCATCCCGGCCATCTACGGCATCACCACTGAGCCGTATCTGGTCTTCACCACCAACGCGTTCTCCCTGATGGGCCTGCGCCAGATGTACTTCCTGCTGGACGGCCTGCTCGAGCGTCTGGTCTACCTGCCGTACGGGCTGGGCCTGATCCTGGGGTTCATCGGTGTGAAACTGCTGCTGCATGCGCTGCACGAGAACAACCTGGCGTTCATCAACGGCGGCGAGAACCTCTCCGTACCGGAGATTGCGACGGAGCTGTCCCTGGTGGTCATCGTGGGGATCCTCGTGGTGACGGTGCTGGCGTCCATCTGGCGCAACTACTGGGAGAAGTCCCAGGGTGCCATCGATACCCGCGTCAGCACGGGGGAGTGGGATCACGAGCTCACGGAGGAAGAGAAGTACGAGGCTGACCACCTGGACCTGCCCGCCGATCAGGCGGGGGTCCAGCATGGGTCAACCAGGCTGAGTGAGTTGGATGAGAAGAAGGACTAG